A genome region from Geminicoccus roseus DSM 18922 includes the following:
- a CDS encoding pyruvate, water dikinase regulatory protein, translating into MTLRLHLHLISDSTGETVTTVARAAVSQFEDVVPVEHVWFFVRTRAQLEKVLSIIGMMPGMVIFTLISPDLRQLLQERCEQMNVPCVPVLDAVMNSLTQMVGSSGMPKIGKQHEMDAGYFSRIAAMDFAMRHDDGQAPERLDDADVVLVGVSRTSKTPTCVYLANRGIKAANVPIVPDMPQLRYLEKLKRPLIVGLTINAEHLTSIRRNRQKHMGVGDEGQFGGDYAEADRVREELVTARRMFSKFGWPEIDVTRRSVEETAAAVLQLLQDRREPGLVNEIRAPIAAADWLQDGD; encoded by the coding sequence ATGACCTTGCGGCTGCACCTGCACCTGATCTCCGACAGCACCGGCGAGACCGTCACCACCGTGGCGCGCGCCGCGGTTTCCCAGTTCGAGGACGTGGTCCCGGTCGAGCATGTCTGGTTCTTCGTGCGCACCCGCGCCCAGCTCGAGAAGGTGCTCTCGATCATCGGCATGATGCCGGGCATGGTGATCTTCACCCTGATCTCGCCGGACCTGCGCCAGCTCCTGCAGGAGCGCTGCGAGCAGATGAACGTGCCCTGCGTCCCGGTGCTGGACGCGGTGATGAACTCGCTCACCCAGATGGTCGGCTCGTCCGGCATGCCGAAGATCGGCAAGCAGCACGAGATGGACGCCGGCTACTTCTCGCGGATCGCGGCGATGGACTTCGCGATGCGCCACGACGACGGCCAGGCCCCCGAGCGGCTGGACGATGCCGACGTCGTCCTGGTGGGGGTTTCGCGCACCTCCAAGACCCCGACCTGCGTCTATCTCGCCAACCGGGGCATCAAGGCCGCCAATGTCCCGATCGTCCCGGACATGCCGCAGCTGCGCTACCTGGAGAAGCTGAAGCGGCCGCTCATCGTGGGGCTCACCATCAATGCCGAGCACCTGACCTCGATCCGCCGCAACCGGCAAAAGCACATGGGCGTGGGCGACGAGGGACAGTTCGGCGGCGACTATGCCGAGGCCGACCGGGTGCGCGAGGAACTGGTCACGGCGCGGCGGATGTTCTCGAAGTTCGGCTGGCCGGAGATCGACGTCACCCGCCGCTCGGTCGAGGAGACCGCTGCCGCGGTGCTCCAGCTCCTGCAGGACCGCCGCGAGCCCGGCCTGGTGAACGAGATCCGGGCGCCGATCGCCGCTGCGGACTGGCTGCAGGACGGTGACTGA
- the dinB gene encoding DNA polymerase IV: MSLRGIIHVDMDAFYASVEQRDDPALRGRPLAVGGRDGRGVVAAASYEARAFGVRSAMPAGEALRRCPDLLFVRPRFDAYKEVSRQIRAIFRRFTPLVEPVSLDEAYLDVTRPLTGPAPPAEVAARIKAAILSETQLTASAGVSFNKFLAKTASGMNKPDGLTLVGPDDAAALLAGLAIEDFHGVGPRTAEKLRAVGILTGADLAQASEAWLVRRFGRSGAWLARIAVGQDDRPVEPDRPRRSVSVEQTFARDVAGRAALAEILRELVIDLNRRLEETGFRGRSVILKIRSADFVTRTRTTTPKPFPQDVESLWKIALGLLDRPEPPRGRVRLLGLGVNDGTEEADPRQFDLFGTNGRDFPQG; encoded by the coding sequence GTGAGCCTGCGCGGCATCATCCATGTCGACATGGACGCTTTCTACGCCTCGGTGGAACAGCGCGACGATCCCGCCCTGCGCGGCCGGCCGCTGGCCGTGGGCGGCCGGGACGGGCGCGGCGTGGTGGCGGCGGCCAGCTACGAAGCCCGCGCGTTCGGGGTGCGCTCGGCGATGCCGGCCGGCGAGGCGCTGCGCCGCTGCCCGGACCTCCTGTTCGTGCGGCCGCGCTTCGACGCCTACAAGGAGGTGAGCCGGCAGATCCGCGCGATCTTCCGGCGCTTCACCCCGCTGGTCGAGCCGGTTTCGCTGGACGAGGCCTATCTGGACGTCACCCGGCCGCTCACCGGACCGGCACCGCCGGCCGAGGTGGCGGCCCGGATCAAGGCGGCGATCCTGTCCGAGACGCAGCTTACCGCCTCGGCCGGCGTGTCGTTCAACAAGTTCCTGGCGAAGACCGCGTCGGGCATGAACAAGCCCGACGGCCTCACCCTGGTCGGCCCGGACGACGCGGCGGCGCTGCTGGCCGGCCTGGCAATCGAGGATTTCCACGGGGTTGGCCCGCGCACCGCGGAAAAGCTGCGGGCGGTCGGGATCCTGACCGGCGCCGACCTGGCCCAGGCCTCGGAAGCCTGGCTGGTGCGCCGGTTCGGCCGCAGCGGCGCCTGGCTGGCCCGGATCGCGGTCGGCCAGGACGACCGGCCGGTCGAGCCGGACCGGCCGCGCCGCTCGGTGTCGGTGGAGCAGACGTTCGCCCGCGACGTGGCCGGGCGAGCCGCGCTTGCGGAGATCCTCCGGGAGCTGGTGATCGATCTCAACCGCAGGTTAGAAGAGACCGGCTTTCGCGGCCGCTCGGTGATCCTGAAGATCCGCTCCGCCGACTTCGTCACCAGGACGCGCACCACCACGCCCAAACCTTTTCCCCAGGATGTCGAAAGCCTGTGGAAAATTGCTCTTGGCCTGCTGGATCGGCCGGAGCCGCCACGAGGCCGGGTGCGGCTTCTGGGCCTGGGCGTGAACGATGGAACCGAAGAAGCGGATCCGCGCCAGTTCGACCTGTTCGGCACGAACGGACGGGATTTTCCTCAAGGATAG
- a CDS encoding TolC family outer membrane protein has product MRLKSILVLTSAMVALAAGPAGAQTLQEALVSAYSTNPDLGAARAQLRATDELVSQALSGYRPQVGASASYDIVDLDSSQGDGTLDSSAIGLSVTQPLYRGGGLDANLRASENTVRANRANLIVTEQQILYDAVRAYAGVWRDRSVLELAINNEKRLQRQLQATRDRFNVGEVARTDVAQAEARLSAAEASRVEAEGLLANSIAMFRRIIAQEPENVDQPVKPASLPANEAQAQELAVANPNIATAQYTLAAAKDDVDVAFSRLLPQVDLRASASYADEPSTNLSWQRDASIGVQVTVPLYQGGAEYSQVRQNKQVARQRDEQLVSTQRSVAENVTVAWEALQTSTTNIQSRQAQVRANRIALEGVEQEAQVGSRTVLDVLDAEQELFGSQVELVRAQANEAIAAYALLASIGQLTAERLDLPVETYDAEAYYTENRARLFGLGEPLDLN; this is encoded by the coding sequence ATGCGCTTGAAGAGTATCCTCGTCCTCACCTCGGCGATGGTCGCGCTCGCCGCAGGTCCGGCCGGGGCGCAAACCCTTCAGGAAGCCCTCGTCAGCGCCTACAGCACCAATCCCGACCTCGGCGCCGCCCGCGCCCAGCTGCGCGCCACCGACGAGCTGGTCTCGCAGGCCCTGTCCGGCTACCGGCCGCAGGTAGGCGCCTCGGCCAGCTACGACATCGTCGATCTCGACAGCAGCCAGGGCGATGGCACCCTGGATTCGTCGGCGATCGGCCTGAGCGTGACCCAGCCGCTCTACCGCGGCGGCGGGCTGGACGCCAACCTTCGCGCTTCGGAGAACACGGTCCGTGCCAACCGTGCCAACCTGATCGTCACCGAGCAGCAGATCCTCTACGACGCGGTGCGCGCCTATGCCGGGGTGTGGCGCGACCGCTCGGTGCTGGAACTCGCGATCAACAACGAGAAGCGGCTGCAGCGCCAGCTCCAGGCGACCCGCGATCGCTTCAACGTGGGCGAGGTCGCCCGCACCGACGTCGCCCAGGCCGAGGCGCGGCTCTCGGCGGCGGAAGCCTCGCGTGTCGAGGCCGAGGGCCTGCTCGCCAACTCGATCGCCATGTTCCGCCGGATCATCGCCCAGGAGCCGGAAAACGTCGACCAGCCGGTCAAGCCGGCCAGCCTGCCGGCCAACGAGGCCCAGGCCCAGGAGCTTGCGGTCGCCAATCCGAACATCGCGACGGCGCAGTACACGCTGGCTGCCGCCAAGGACGATGTCGACGTCGCCTTCTCTCGCCTCCTGCCGCAGGTAGACCTGCGCGCCAGCGCCTCCTATGCCGACGAGCCCTCGACCAACCTCTCCTGGCAGCGCGACGCGTCGATCGGCGTGCAGGTCACCGTGCCGCTCTACCAGGGCGGCGCGGAGTATTCGCAGGTCCGCCAGAACAAGCAGGTCGCCCGGCAGCGCGACGAGCAGCTCGTCTCCACCCAGCGCAGCGTGGCAGAGAACGTCACCGTCGCCTGGGAGGCGCTGCAGACCAGCACCACCAACATCCAGTCGCGCCAGGCGCAGGTGCGCGCCAACCGGATCGCCCTGGAAGGCGTGGAGCAGGAGGCCCAGGTCGGCTCGCGCACCGTGCTGGACGTCCTCGACGCCGAGCAGGAACTGTTCGGCTCGCAGGTCGAGCTGGTGCGCGCCCAGGCCAACGAGGCGATCGCCGCCTATGCGCTGCTGGCCTCGATCGGCCAGCTCACCGCCGAGCGGCTCGACCTGCCGGTCGAGACCTATGACGCCGAGGCCTACTACACCGAGAACCGCGCGCGCCTGTTCGGCCTGGGCGAGCCCCTGGACCTGAACTGA